From one Azospirillum ramasamyi genomic stretch:
- a CDS encoding glycosyltransferase family 4 protein has protein sequence MTRRFALTWPLSEIHGWGLVGVHTALYLEAQGMRPLLLDTPVMDSLRPENRAALQALEDEHRRYMEAAAACGASTIFIPDADVLHGLGNGFAAGEPSSRFRGQRNIGVIAFEDTNFSAEVLARARAFDRIVVHSTYNRDLLLEQGFDTVGLAFQGVDPTEMRPLPPSGRFGDRFVVFSGGKLEYRKGQDIVLMAFRAFQQRHPEALLVTAWQSPWPQTAFTIAESQLTRTPPNIGPDGRLQVVEWAAHYGLPAGSVVDLGLVGRANIAAVMADCHAAVFPNRCEGATNLVAMEAMACGVPVVLSANTGHLDLIGSAGEPRCWPLTKQTQLFHKGDRKGWKESSVNELVAHLEAIHADREEAKRRADRALAFIQGERTWTHFARSFVEACGA, from the coding sequence ATGACCCGCCGTTTCGCCCTGACCTGGCCGCTGTCCGAGATCCATGGATGGGGGCTGGTCGGTGTTCATACCGCTCTGTACCTGGAAGCGCAGGGCATGCGCCCGCTGTTGCTCGACACTCCGGTGATGGACAGCCTGCGGCCGGAGAACAGGGCGGCGCTTCAGGCCCTGGAAGACGAGCATCGCCGCTACATGGAGGCCGCCGCCGCCTGCGGCGCCAGCACCATCTTCATCCCGGATGCCGACGTCCTGCATGGACTGGGCAACGGGTTCGCGGCCGGCGAGCCTTCCAGCCGCTTCCGCGGGCAACGCAACATCGGCGTCATCGCCTTTGAGGACACGAACTTCAGCGCCGAGGTTCTGGCACGCGCCCGCGCCTTCGACCGCATCGTGGTGCATTCCACCTACAACCGCGACCTTCTGCTGGAACAGGGCTTCGACACCGTCGGCCTCGCATTCCAGGGCGTCGACCCGACGGAGATGCGGCCGTTGCCGCCCTCGGGGCGCTTCGGCGACCGGTTCGTGGTGTTTTCAGGCGGGAAGCTGGAATACCGCAAGGGACAGGACATCGTGCTGATGGCCTTCCGCGCCTTCCAGCAGCGCCATCCGGAGGCACTGCTCGTCACCGCATGGCAAAGCCCTTGGCCGCAAACGGCCTTCACCATCGCCGAATCGCAGCTGACCCGCACCCCGCCGAACATCGGACCGGACGGACGGCTGCAGGTGGTGGAGTGGGCTGCGCATTACGGCCTGCCCGCCGGATCGGTGGTCGACCTCGGCCTCGTCGGCCGCGCCAACATCGCTGCCGTGATGGCCGATTGCCATGCCGCGGTCTTCCCCAACCGGTGCGAGGGCGCGACCAACCTCGTCGCCATGGAGGCGATGGCCTGCGGCGTCCCGGTGGTGCTGTCGGCCAACACCGGCCATCTCGACCTGATCGGTTCGGCCGGGGAGCCGCGCTGCTGGCCGCTGACGAAGCAGACCCAGCTGTTCCACAAGGGCGACCGCAAGGGCTGGAAGGAGTCTTCGGTCAACGAGCTCGTCGCTCATCTGGAAGCGATCCATGCCGACCGGGAGGAGGCGAAACGCCGCGCCGACCGCGCCCTCGCCTTCATCCAGGGCGAACGGACCTGGACGCATTTCGCCAGGTCCTTCGTCGAGGCCTGCGGCGCCTGA
- a CDS encoding anti-sigma factor family protein, producing MTDINAYLDGALDERERTEFESVVESDPDAKALLAQHRQHVEELHRLYDPVLHEQVPSRMLELLRKRKG from the coding sequence ATGACCGATATCAACGCCTATCTGGACGGCGCCCTCGACGAGCGGGAGCGCACGGAATTCGAGAGCGTGGTCGAGAGCGATCCCGACGCGAAGGCGCTGCTCGCCCAGCATCGCCAGCACGTGGAGGAGCTTCATCGCCTGTATGACCCGGTCCTGCACGAACAGGTTCCTTCCCGCATGCTGGAGTTGCTGCGCAAGCGGAAAGGCTGA
- a CDS encoding SDR family oxidoreductase codes for MAQQESRQPPQHQDSRPGHQAPMNPQPSETRPGYRGSGKLRDKVALITGGDSGIGRAIAVLYAREGAKVGILYLNEDEDARETRRLVEAEGQPCTILSGDVGQEETCRKAVESMVGEYGRIDILINNAAEQHPQDSIEDITAEQLERTFRTNIFGQFFMVKAALPHMHEGACIINTTSVTAYKGSPQLLDYSATKGAIVAFTRSLSMALADRGIRVNAVAPGPIWTPLIPSTFDEEKVENFGGNVPMKRAGQPDEVAPSFVFLASDDSSYMSGQVLHPNGGTVVNG; via the coding sequence GTGGCTCAGCAGGAGAGCAGGCAGCCGCCGCAGCACCAGGACAGCCGGCCCGGCCATCAGGCGCCGATGAATCCCCAGCCGTCGGAAACCCGCCCCGGCTACCGCGGCAGCGGCAAGCTGCGCGACAAGGTGGCGCTGATCACCGGCGGCGACAGCGGCATCGGCCGCGCCATCGCCGTACTGTACGCCCGCGAGGGCGCCAAGGTCGGCATCCTGTACCTGAACGAGGATGAAGACGCCCGCGAGACCCGCCGGCTGGTCGAGGCGGAGGGCCAGCCCTGCACCATCCTGAGCGGCGACGTCGGTCAGGAGGAAACCTGCCGCAAAGCGGTGGAAAGCATGGTCGGCGAGTATGGTCGCATCGACATCCTGATCAACAACGCGGCCGAACAGCACCCGCAGGACTCGATCGAGGACATCACCGCCGAACAGCTGGAGCGTACCTTCCGTACCAACATCTTCGGGCAGTTCTTCATGGTGAAGGCCGCCCTGCCGCACATGCACGAGGGCGCATGCATCATCAACACCACCTCGGTCACCGCCTATAAGGGCAGCCCGCAGCTGCTGGACTATTCGGCGACCAAGGGCGCCATCGTCGCCTTCACCCGGTCGCTGTCGATGGCGCTGGCCGACCGCGGCATCCGCGTCAACGCGGTGGCGCCGGGGCCGATCTGGACCCCGCTGATCCCTTCGACCTTCGACGAGGAGAAGGTCGAGAATTTCGGCGGCAACGTGCCCATGAAGCGGGCCGGCCAGCCGGACGAGGTGGCGCCGTCCTTCGTCTTCCTGGCGTCGGACGACTCTTCCTATATGTCGGGCCAGGTCCTGCACCCGAACGGCGGAACGGTGGTCAACGGCTAA
- a CDS encoding methyl-accepting chemotaxis protein encodes MFLLSAVAVGSAAFMANTMNRVDGNYSDLIAKDIEFAQKVERMRGDVANLGRFMNSMLLVQDLAELPPLIKTLSGIQAGIVESNAVVTRLAKPESAAAVARMSEMLESIGRTLPSVLAFKEKGDHVGATVLYAMDCRPLVVETFNIAAKLADEVNAGVQQSAGQLSVEADAVITWAIGGMIVAILLVVATSVVIAVVGIRRPITELNDVMEKLAKGDATVTVTGADRGDEVGSMARTVEVFKQNLLNNRRMEQEAKEAEARTAAEKVRTLNALADSFESSVQGVVGAVSSAATQLQSNAESMSSTAEETTRQAASVAAASDQTLSNVQTVASAAEELASSISEIARQLESATRMSRSAVDEAQRTNDTVESLAQAAERIGSVVQLIQEIASQTNLLALNATIEAARAGEAGKGFAVVASEVKSLANQTARATEEISGQIQAIQKETHGAVGAIRGIADTVQQVNQIATSIASAVEEQTAATGEISRNVQQAAQGTAEVSRSITGVNDASQEAGRAATEVLHAAGSLGTQAQSLSESVNAFVARIRAA; translated from the coding sequence GTGTTTCTTCTCAGTGCGGTGGCGGTCGGATCAGCCGCCTTCATGGCCAATACGATGAACCGCGTGGACGGAAATTATTCCGACCTGATCGCCAAGGATATCGAATTCGCCCAGAAGGTCGAACGGATGCGCGGCGACGTCGCGAATCTCGGCCGCTTCATGAACAGCATGCTGCTGGTTCAGGATTTGGCAGAACTGCCTCCGCTCATAAAGACGCTAAGCGGAATCCAGGCAGGGATCGTGGAGTCCAATGCCGTCGTGACGCGTCTGGCCAAGCCGGAGTCGGCGGCTGCCGTCGCCCGGATGTCCGAAATGTTGGAATCCATCGGGCGCACCCTGCCCAGCGTTCTGGCGTTCAAGGAGAAGGGTGACCATGTCGGCGCCACCGTCCTGTATGCCATGGACTGCCGCCCGCTGGTGGTGGAGACATTCAACATCGCCGCGAAACTGGCGGACGAGGTGAATGCGGGTGTTCAGCAGTCTGCCGGCCAGCTCAGTGTTGAGGCCGATGCCGTCATTACTTGGGCGATCGGCGGAATGATCGTCGCCATTCTCCTTGTCGTCGCTACCTCGGTCGTCATCGCCGTCGTCGGCATCCGCCGCCCGATCACGGAACTGAACGACGTGATGGAGAAGTTGGCCAAGGGCGACGCGACCGTGACGGTCACCGGGGCCGATCGCGGGGACGAGGTCGGGTCGATGGCCCGCACGGTGGAGGTCTTCAAGCAGAACCTCCTCAACAACCGCCGCATGGAGCAGGAGGCCAAGGAGGCCGAAGCCCGAACCGCCGCGGAGAAGGTCCGGACGCTGAACGCCCTGGCCGACAGCTTCGAGTCGAGCGTGCAGGGCGTGGTCGGCGCGGTGTCCTCCGCCGCCACCCAACTGCAGAGCAATGCGGAGAGCATGTCGTCCACCGCCGAGGAGACGACGCGTCAGGCCGCCTCCGTCGCCGCGGCCAGCGACCAGACCCTCAGCAATGTCCAGACGGTGGCCTCCGCCGCCGAGGAACTGGCGAGTTCCATCAGCGAGATCGCCCGCCAGCTGGAATCCGCCACCCGCATGAGCCGTTCCGCGGTGGACGAGGCGCAGCGCACCAACGACACCGTGGAAAGCCTGGCTCAGGCGGCCGAACGGATCGGCAGCGTCGTGCAGCTGATCCAGGAGATCGCCAGCCAGACCAATCTTCTGGCGCTGAACGCCACCATCGAGGCGGCGCGCGCCGGTGAGGCCGGCAAGGGCTTCGCAGTCGTCGCCAGCGAGGTGAAGAGCCTCGCCAACCAGACCGCGCGGGCCACCGAGGAAATCTCCGGCCAGATCCAGGCGATCCAGAAGGAGACGCATGGTGCCGTCGGCGCAATCCGGGGCATCGCCGACACGGTCCAGCAGGTCAACCAGATCGCCACCTCCATCGCCTCCGCGGTGGAGGAGCAGACCGCCGCCACCGGCGAGATCTCCCGCAATGTCCAGCAGGCGGCCCAGGGGACGGCGGAGGTATCGCGCAGCATCACGGGCGTCAACGACGCCTCGCAGGAGGCCGGGCGGGCCGCGACCGAAGTGCTCCACGCCGCCGGCAGCCTCGGCACGCAGGCGCAGAGCCTGAGCGAGTCGGTGAACGCCTTCGTTGCCCGCATCCGCGCGGCCTGA
- a CDS encoding sigma-70 family RNA polymerase sigma factor, which yields MAYSFENELIRCMPNLQRYACKLTRDANAAEDLLQDCLARALSRQHRFEPGTNMQAWLTTMLKNLHFNNLQRDRHVTKVELWDGAMSVDAAQMSRLVFRDVDRAFSSLTPSQRKVVKLVAIEGRPYQEAAETLNVSIGTIRSRLCRARERLNNLMTA from the coding sequence ATGGCGTACTCGTTCGAAAACGAACTGATCCGCTGCATGCCGAACCTGCAGCGCTATGCCTGCAAACTGACCCGCGACGCCAACGCCGCAGAGGACCTGCTGCAGGACTGCCTGGCACGCGCCCTTTCACGGCAGCATCGTTTCGAACCGGGCACGAATATGCAGGCGTGGTTGACCACCATGCTGAAGAACCTCCATTTCAACAACCTGCAGCGCGACCGCCATGTGACGAAGGTGGAACTGTGGGACGGCGCCATGTCCGTCGATGCGGCGCAGATGTCGCGTCTGGTCTTCCGCGACGTCGACCGCGCCTTTTCCTCCCTCACCCCCAGCCAGCGCAAGGTGGTGAAACTGGTCGCCATCGAAGGCCGTCCCTATCAGGAGGCGGCGGAAACGCTGAACGTCTCCATCGGCACCATCCGGTCCCGCCTGTGCCGTGCGCGGGAACGGCTGAACAACCTGATGACCGCCTGA
- a CDS encoding GNAT family N-acetyltransferase, with amino-acid sequence MRHEIAPVHCDATCIVIRRAKAADIPALLAIEEQSFATDRMTRRNFRYAILKAKGVVLVADCQVGNCQSGGHPPGDGRRPVAYGVLGFHAGTSLARLTSFAVEPGNRGRGIARRLLSALEDAAAAHGCAGLRLEVRADNAAAIALYTAAGYRRFAVYPAYYEDDMAALRLEKPLQTPSPAAS; translated from the coding sequence ATGCGTCACGAAATCGCTCCTGTCCACTGCGATGCAACATGCATCGTCATCCGCCGCGCCAAAGCGGCCGACATCCCCGCGTTGCTGGCGATCGAGGAGCAGAGCTTCGCGACCGACCGGATGACGCGCCGCAACTTCCGCTATGCAATCCTGAAAGCAAAAGGTGTGGTCCTTGTGGCCGACTGCCAAGTGGGCAATTGCCAATCGGGCGGTCACCCTCCCGGCGACGGGCGCCGGCCGGTGGCCTACGGCGTGCTGGGCTTTCACGCCGGAACGTCCCTCGCCCGCCTAACCTCCTTCGCCGTGGAACCGGGCAACCGGGGCCGGGGCATCGCCCGCCGCCTGCTGTCGGCGCTGGAGGATGCCGCTGCGGCCCATGGCTGCGCCGGGTTGCGGCTGGAAGTCAGGGCGGACAATGCGGCGGCGATCGCCCTCTACACCGCCGCCGGCTACCGCCGCTTCGCGGTGTATCCCGCCTATTACGAGGACGACATGGCGGCGCTGCGCCTGGAAAAGCCCCTGCAGACGCCCTCCCCGGCGGCCTCCTGA
- a CDS encoding glycogen/starch/alpha-glucan phosphorylase, translated as MDARFKSRDIERRSLDVDGLKRSFLEWLVYSVGKDARAATRRDWFHTVALAVRDRVVDRWMDTTRSYYQEDAKRVYYLSLEFLIGRLLTNSLSNLGIMEECRQALDRLGLSMEDVVDAEPDAALGNGGLGRLAACFLDSMASQALPGYGYGIRYEFGLFEQRFENGWQVEYPEQWLQFGNPWEFARPEVLYPVQFYGRVEEFRDSVGERAYRWVDADRVLAMAYDTPVVGYGGETINTLRLWSARATRDFNFGHFNDGAYMKAVEQKILSENLSRVLYPNDATETGKELRLKQEYFFTSASLQDILRRYLQHHSSFENLPNKAAIQLNDTHPAIGIAELMRLLVDQHALRWDDAWEITRATFAYTNHTLLPEALEAWPVRMIERVLPRHMQIIYEINAKFLNRTKARAEGDNARLSRLSLIDERGERRVRMGNLAFLGSHKVNGVSALHTELMKQTVFADFHEEFPDRINNKTNGITPRRWLKQANPALSELITTRIGEGWISDLSQIAALRDKADDVVFREEFRRAKRKNKKRLAAYIARQTGEEVLVDSIFDVQVKRMHEYKRQLLNVLHTIALYNEMRDNPTVSWVPVTKVFAGKAAPSYHMAKLIIKLINDVAKVVNHDPSVHDNLKVVLLPNYNVTAAEIIIPAADLSEQISTAGMEASGTGNMKLALNGALTIGTLDGANVEIREHVGPENIFIFGMTAEEVNDLRASGGFNPREVIASNPSLKRALDMISTGAFSPDDRNRYHPIVQALTDGGDHFLVTADFADYCRAQDAAMQLYRDQEEWTRKAILNTANMGWFSSDRTVGEYAKEIWDVHPVHPNHDGEGFR; from the coding sequence ATGGACGCTCGATTTAAATCTCGCGACATCGAACGCCGCAGCCTGGATGTCGACGGCCTGAAACGGTCGTTCCTGGAATGGCTTGTCTATTCGGTCGGCAAGGATGCCCGTGCCGCCACCCGCCGCGACTGGTTCCACACCGTGGCGCTGGCCGTGCGCGACCGCGTCGTAGACCGCTGGATGGACACGACGCGCAGCTACTACCAGGAAGACGCCAAGCGCGTTTATTACCTGTCCCTGGAGTTCCTGATCGGGCGTCTGCTGACCAACAGCCTGTCGAACCTTGGTATCATGGAGGAGTGCCGCCAGGCGCTCGACCGCCTCGGCCTGTCGATGGAGGATGTGGTCGATGCGGAGCCGGACGCGGCGCTCGGCAACGGCGGCCTCGGCCGTCTGGCCGCCTGCTTCCTGGACAGCATGGCCTCGCAGGCGCTGCCCGGCTACGGCTATGGCATCCGCTACGAGTTCGGCTTGTTCGAGCAGCGCTTTGAGAACGGCTGGCAGGTCGAGTATCCGGAGCAGTGGCTGCAGTTCGGCAACCCGTGGGAGTTCGCCCGTCCGGAGGTGCTGTACCCGGTCCAGTTCTATGGCCGCGTCGAGGAGTTCCGCGACAGCGTGGGCGAGCGCGCCTATCGCTGGGTCGATGCCGACCGCGTGCTGGCCATGGCCTACGACACGCCGGTGGTCGGCTATGGCGGCGAGACGATCAACACGCTGCGCCTGTGGTCGGCCCGCGCCACCCGCGACTTCAACTTCGGCCACTTCAACGACGGCGCCTATATGAAGGCGGTCGAGCAGAAGATCCTGTCGGAGAATCTCAGCCGCGTCCTCTACCCCAACGACGCGACGGAGACCGGCAAGGAACTGCGGCTGAAGCAGGAGTATTTCTTCACCTCCGCCTCGCTGCAGGACATCCTGCGCCGCTATCTGCAGCACCATTCCAGCTTCGAGAACCTGCCCAACAAGGCGGCGATCCAGCTGAACGACACCCATCCGGCCATCGGCATCGCCGAGCTGATGCGCCTGCTGGTCGACCAGCACGCCCTGCGCTGGGACGACGCGTGGGAGATCACCCGCGCCACCTTCGCCTACACCAACCACACCCTGCTGCCCGAGGCGCTGGAAGCCTGGCCGGTGCGGATGATCGAGCGGGTGCTGCCGCGCCACATGCAGATCATCTACGAGATCAACGCCAAGTTCCTGAACCGCACCAAGGCGCGGGCCGAAGGCGACAATGCCAGGCTGTCGCGCCTGTCGCTGATCGACGAGCGCGGCGAGCGCCGCGTGCGCATGGGCAACCTGGCCTTCCTCGGCTCGCACAAGGTCAACGGCGTGTCGGCCCTGCACACCGAGCTGATGAAACAGACGGTGTTCGCGGACTTCCACGAGGAATTCCCGGACCGCATCAACAACAAGACCAACGGCATCACCCCGCGCCGCTGGCTGAAGCAGGCCAATCCGGCCCTGTCGGAGCTGATCACCACCCGCATCGGCGAGGGCTGGATCTCCGACCTGTCGCAGATCGCGGCCCTGCGCGACAAGGCCGACGACGTGGTGTTCCGCGAGGAGTTCCGCAGGGCCAAGCGCAAGAACAAGAAGCGCCTTGCCGCCTATATCGCCCGCCAGACCGGCGAGGAGGTGCTGGTCGACAGCATCTTCGACGTGCAGGTCAAGCGCATGCACGAGTACAAGCGCCAGCTGCTGAACGTGCTTCACACCATCGCGCTGTACAACGAGATGCGCGACAACCCGACGGTCAGCTGGGTTCCTGTGACCAAGGTGTTCGCCGGCAAGGCGGCGCCGTCCTACCACATGGCCAAGCTGATCATCAAACTGATCAACGACGTCGCCAAGGTGGTGAACCACGACCCGTCGGTGCACGACAACCTGAAAGTCGTGCTGCTGCCGAACTACAACGTCACCGCGGCGGAGATCATCATCCCGGCCGCCGACCTGTCGGAGCAGATCTCCACCGCCGGCATGGAGGCGTCGGGCACCGGCAACATGAAGCTGGCGTTGAACGGCGCGCTGACCATCGGCACGCTGGACGGCGCCAACGTCGAGATCCGCGAGCATGTCGGGCCGGAAAACATCTTCATCTTCGGCATGACCGCGGAGGAGGTGAACGACCTGCGTGCCAGCGGCGGCTTCAACCCGCGCGAGGTGATCGCGTCGAACCCCAGCCTGAAGCGTGCGCTCGACATGATCTCCACCGGCGCCTTCTCGCCGGATGACCGCAACCGCTACCACCCGATCGTCCAGGCGCTGACCGACGGCGGCGACCATTTCCTGGTGACCGCGGACTTCGCCGACTATTGCCGGGCGCAGGACGCCGCGATGCAGTTGTACCGCGACCAGGAGGAATGGACCCGCAAGGCCATCCTGAACACAGCCAACATGGGTTGGTTCTCGTCCGACCGTACGGTCGGCGAGTACGCGAAGGAGATCTGGGACGTACACCCGGTGCATCCCAACCATGACGGCGAGGGGTTCCGGTAA
- a CDS encoding aspartate-semialdehyde dehydrogenase, with the protein MSSNNASASSKSLRVAVVGATGAVGREMVKVLHDRNFPVAELGLFASERSAGKVQETPYGALTLQAFDAAVVKGYDVVLLAVSGDFAKAHAKDLASAGALVIDNSSAFRYDADIPLIVPEINAHVFREAYAKGSRLVANPNCTTAIAVVALGPLHKAFGIKRAIVSTYQATSGAGAEGMAELEEQTRNQLDGKPVTNSVFRHPIPFNLIPQIDAFQENGYTKEEMKVTWETRKIMEVPDLLVSCTAVRIPTYRAHSEAITLETIQPVTPDAARAVLADAAGVKVVDDPANGAYPMPLNATGQYDVEVGRIRSNLVFGDHGLDLFVCGDQLLKGAALNAVQIAELAL; encoded by the coding sequence ATGAGCAGCAACAACGCCTCCGCTTCCTCCAAGTCCCTCCGCGTCGCCGTGGTCGGCGCCACCGGCGCCGTCGGCCGCGAGATGGTCAAGGTCCTGCACGACCGCAATTTCCCGGTCGCCGAGCTCGGCCTGTTCGCCTCCGAGCGCTCCGCCGGCAAGGTGCAGGAAACCCCCTACGGCGCCCTGACCCTGCAGGCTTTCGACGCCGCGGTGGTGAAGGGCTATGACGTTGTCCTGCTGGCGGTGTCGGGCGACTTCGCCAAGGCGCATGCCAAGGATCTGGCCTCGGCCGGCGCGCTGGTGATCGACAACAGCTCCGCCTTCCGCTACGACGCCGACATTCCGCTGATCGTCCCGGAAATCAACGCCCACGTCTTCCGCGAGGCGTATGCGAAGGGCTCCCGTCTGGTCGCCAACCCGAACTGCACCACGGCCATCGCCGTCGTGGCGCTCGGTCCGCTGCACAAGGCCTTCGGCATCAAGCGCGCCATCGTCTCCACCTATCAGGCCACCAGCGGTGCCGGTGCCGAGGGCATGGCCGAGCTTGAGGAGCAGACGCGCAACCAGCTGGACGGCAAGCCGGTCACCAACAGCGTGTTCCGCCACCCGATCCCCTTCAACCTGATCCCCCAGATCGACGCCTTCCAGGAGAACGGCTACACGAAGGAGGAGATGAAGGTGACGTGGGAGACGCGGAAGATCATGGAGGTGCCGGACCTGCTGGTCAGCTGCACCGCCGTCCGCATCCCGACCTACCGCGCCCATTCCGAAGCCATCACGCTGGAAACCATCCAGCCGGTCACGCCCGATGCCGCCCGCGCCGTCCTGGCCGATGCCGCCGGCGTGAAGGTGGTGGACGATCCGGCCAACGGCGCCTACCCGATGCCGCTGAACGCCACCGGCCAGTATGACGTCGAGGTCGGCCGCATCCGCAGCAACCTGGTGTTCGGCGACCACGGCCTCGACCTGTTCGTCTGCGGCGACCAGCTGCTGAAGGGCGCCGCCCTGAACGCGGTGCAGATCGCCGAGCTGGCTCTGTAA
- a CDS encoding peptide chain release factor 3 gives MSELQDAVSRRRTFAIIAHPDAGKTTLTEKLLLFGGAIQMAGAVKARGEQRRAKSDWMKVERERGISVTASVMTFDFDGRTFNLLDTPGHEDFSEDTYRTLTAVDSAVMVIDGAKGIEAQTLKLFEVCRLRDVPIMTFCNKMDREARDPFDLISEIESALALEVTPASWPIGMGRDFLGCYDLIRDRLILMDRSKGDEIDEGIECNGLDDPRLDELLPAHAVAKLREEVEMARGLMPAFDLEAYRAGHLTPIYFGSAINNFGVRELLSGLAENAPPPRPQPADPRTVQPDEEKVTGFVFKVQANMDPNHRDRIAFVRICSGRYKRGAKLKHIRSGKLMAVNNAVLFLARDREVAEEAWPGDIMGIPNHGSLRIGDTLTEGEELRFTGVPSFAPELLQRVRPDDPMRVKHLRKALEHFAEEGASQVFKPLTGADWVVGVVGQLQFEVLASRIEAEYGIAARFEGAGLDSARWVETDDKVQLEKFIELNRSALAEDHDGALVFLARNAWHLNRAQEDFPALRFLKTREQNRKVHTAA, from the coding sequence ATGTCCGAACTTCAGGACGCCGTCTCCCGCCGTCGGACCTTCGCCATCATCGCGCACCCCGACGCCGGTAAGACCACGCTCACGGAAAAGCTGCTGCTGTTCGGCGGCGCCATCCAGATGGCCGGCGCCGTCAAGGCGCGCGGCGAGCAGCGGCGCGCCAAGTCGGACTGGATGAAGGTGGAGCGCGAGCGCGGCATCTCGGTGACTGCCTCCGTCATGACCTTCGACTTCGACGGGCGGACCTTCAACCTGCTCGACACGCCGGGCCACGAGGACTTCTCCGAGGACACCTACCGCACGCTGACCGCAGTCGACAGCGCGGTGATGGTGATCGACGGCGCCAAGGGCATCGAGGCGCAGACGCTGAAGCTGTTCGAAGTCTGCCGTCTGCGCGACGTGCCGATCATGACCTTCTGCAACAAGATGGACCGCGAGGCGCGCGATCCCTTCGACCTGATCTCGGAGATCGAGAGCGCGCTGGCGCTGGAGGTCACGCCGGCCAGCTGGCCGATCGGCATGGGCCGCGACTTCCTCGGCTGCTACGACCTGATCCGCGACCGGCTGATCCTGATGGACCGCAGCAAGGGCGACGAGATCGACGAGGGCATCGAGTGCAACGGCCTGGACGATCCCCGTCTGGACGAGCTGCTGCCCGCCCATGCCGTCGCCAAGCTCCGCGAGGAGGTGGAGATGGCGCGCGGCCTGATGCCGGCCTTCGACCTGGAGGCCTATCGCGCCGGCCATCTGACGCCGATCTATTTCGGCTCCGCCATCAACAATTTCGGCGTGCGCGAGCTGCTGTCCGGTCTGGCGGAGAACGCCCCGCCGCCGCGCCCGCAGCCGGCCGATCCCCGCACCGTCCAGCCGGACGAGGAGAAGGTCACCGGCTTCGTGTTCAAGGTCCAGGCCAACATGGACCCGAACCATCGCGACCGCATCGCCTTCGTCCGCATCTGCTCCGGCCGCTACAAGCGCGGCGCCAAGCTGAAGCACATCCGCTCGGGCAAGCTGATGGCGGTGAACAACGCCGTGCTGTTCCTGGCCCGTGACCGCGAGGTGGCTGAAGAGGCGTGGCCCGGCGACATCATGGGCATCCCCAACCACGGCAGCCTCCGCATCGGCGACACGCTGACGGAGGGTGAGGAACTGCGCTTCACCGGCGTGCCCAGCTTCGCACCCGAACTGCTGCAGCGCGTCCGCCCGGACGATCCCATGCGGGTCAAGCACCTGCGCAAGGCGCTGGAGCATTTCGCCGAAGAGGGCGCCTCCCAGGTGTTCAAGCCGCTGACCGGCGCCGACTGGGTCGTCGGAGTCGTCGGCCAGCTGCAGTTCGAAGTGCTGGCCTCGCGCATCGAGGCGGAATACGGCATCGCCGCCCGCTTCGAAGGCGCCGGCCTGGACTCCGCCCGCTGGGTCGAGACCGACGACAAGGTCCAGCTGGAGAAGTTCATCGAGCTGAACCGCTCGGCGCTGGCGGAGGATCACGACGGCGCCCTGGTGTTCCTGGCCCGCAACGCCTGGCACCTGAACCGCGCGCAGGAGGATTTCCCGGCGCTGCGCTTCCTGAAGACGCGCGAACAGAACCGCAAGGTCCACACAGCGGCCTGA